The Psychroflexus sp. ALD_RP9 region ATCCAAATCCAGCAATTGCAGATGGTTTACCGTTAATTAAAATTCTTACATTGTTATTACCTCGGAGATTGATAGCTCCGTCAACATCAACCGTAACTGAAGGAACATTAGCTAGAGCATCTGAAATTGTAGCACCACTTGTGGTTAAATCTTTACCAATATTATAGATTTTTTTATCTAGGCGAACATCAACTGTTGTCGTTTCAGCTGTTACCACAACTTCATCTAAACTATCAGCTTTGATACCTAGTTTAATTGTTCCTAAATCTTTATTTTTTGATAAATCTAAATTATTGAAAGTTTTAGATTCAAATGAAATATATTCAATTTTTACATTGTAAGTGCCTTTTTCTACTTTTAGTGAAAACTCACCTTTGGTATTAGTAACGCCACCTTCAACAACCTCGTTAGTTGTTGGGTTTAGTATAGAGATTGTTGCGTATTCTAAAGGAAAATTTTGAGATTTATCAATGACTTTACCTGTTAACTTAGATTCTTGACTTAATCCAATAATTGGGAGTAAAAAAATCAAACTTACATAAATATACTTCACGGTCCTAATTGTTTTATTAATTACGTGTTTAAGACGGTGTTTGATTTATAAAGTTTAAGTGTTCTTCGTTAAACTTGCGTTAATAGAAATATTAAGATTTAAAATACTTTTTGTAATTCCGTCTAGCAAAAAAACCAATAACAAACCAAATCACTAAACTTATGATGATAAATTGATAGCTAATAATTTGGTCTCCACTAGCGTAAGAATGTAGACCTGTTAAGTAGAAATTAACTCCGAAATACGTCATTAAAATAGAACCAAAAGCAATTACAGCAGCCCAATTGAAAGCAAACATGCCTTTTAAACCAGGAACAAATCTCATATGAATCACAAAGGCATAAACAATAATGCTAATTAAAGCCCAAGTTTCTTTAGGATCCCAACCCCAATAACGGCCCCAACTTTCGTTGGCCCATTGGCCACCTAAGAAGTTTCCTATGGTTAGCATAATTAAACCAACAGTGAGCGACAATTCATTAATAATAGTGAGCTCTTTTATATTTAGCTTCATCTTTTTCTTATTGTTTTTAGTTGTAGCGATTATCAAAAACAACGCAAGTAAACCTATAATTGTGCTTAATGCAAAAGGACCATAACTACCAACAATGACAGCTACATGAATCATTAACCAATAAGAGTCTAATACAGGCTGTAAATTACCAATACTTGGGTCTAACCAATTTAAATGAGCAACAAATAAAATAATTGAAGCGACGAATGCAGTTGACGCCATTGTTAAGTCACTTTTTCTACCAAATGCTAAACCGAAAAACATCGTTGCCCAACCTACATAAATCATACTCTCATAAGCATTACTCCATGGTGCATGTCCTGAAATGTACCAGCGCAAAATTAATCCAGCAGTATGTGAAAGGAACAATACAACGAGTAAACCTTTACAAATATTAATAATAACCGTATTAACTTTAGATTGACTAAAAATTTGAACTATTACAAATACAATCATCACAAAGCCAACCAATAAATAATACTTGTAAAGCTTATTAAAAATATCTAGTTTATTATAAAGTATTTCAGCTTCAACTTTATCTTCGTTTGGTAATACTTCGCTACCGTATTTCTTCTGAAAATTATTCATGCTAGTCAAGATACTTTCAGCTTGTGTATAGTCTCCAGTTTGTCTAGCTTTTTGAAGTGATTGAATATATATAGGCAAAATACTTTTTGTATAAAGCGTATCTTCATTTGCGAAAAATCGATCTTCTTCTAACTCGGTATATGAGACCCAGCGGTTATTTGGGTGATTAGGAATAGGAAAAATACGCAACATTTCGCCTTGCAACGTGCTAAACAATAAATTTACACGCTCATCGGCTTTTATAAAATCTTTTTGAAATTGATTAGGAACTTTAGCCCGATAGGCTTGTTCTAAAAATGATCCCAACTTATAAGTTCCATCTTTATTAAAAAATTGCGTTAAGGACAAATACTCTTTGCCTTCAGGAATATCTAAAATATGATGTATACTATCATTTTTTGCCTTTAAACTAATAATTGGCGCTGTGTACCAAACCATTGGGTTTTCTATCATTGATAGTAATACTTGATCACTATTCAAGCCTTGATAAGAGTCTTGTTTACCTAATTTTCGAAGCAACTGAGATGAATATGTATTAATCGGTTTCATTCGGCCACCATAATCTTGTATCACTAAATTACCAAATTTAGCAGCATGATTTTCATCAACAGCGTTAGCTTTAATCATTTTGTTAACTTGCTCAACCTCCATATTCATGACGCTTGAAGCGGAAGAATGATTATCATGAACATCTACTGAGTCAACTTCGGTTTTTGGTTGAGGCTCGGCAACAACATTACCATTTTCAACTTGTGCAAAAGTTGAAGTTGATAAACCAAATAAAATTAAAAGGCTTACTAGTTTTGCCTTTTTAGATTTAACTTTTTTAAGAGATTGACGCAAATTACCAAAACGTGAGTGGCGATCAAACATTATAAGCATTAAACCTAAATAAAGTAAAAAATATCCAACATAAGTTATCCAAGTTCCCCACCAATCATTATTAACAGACAAAATAGTGCCGCGCTCATCGGGTTGAAAAGAGGCTTGAAAAAATCGATAACCTCCATGGTCTAAGACATGATTCATATAAATATCATAAGGATAAGAATTAGCTCCATCAACAACTTCAACTTTAGACATAAATGAAACATAACTTGGTGTTCCACGATCTGCAGTTCCAGGTTGTTTTTCAGCAATAAAATCGTTTAATTTAAGTGAAAATGGAAGTTCAACTTCCTTACTACCATAACGGGAATAAATATCAAATCCGCCTATTTGTATTTTCTTTAAATCTTCAATTGTACCTTGAGAACCTAATAAGCTAATTGTATCTATTTCGGTTGGTGTAGTTACTTTAAATTTAACGCCATCACGTTCATTTTCATTTGGGTTTTCAATAGCTACTAAATCGTATTTTCCTTTAATAGCTTGTTCTGGTATTACAAACTGCATATTACCAACAGTGTAAAGCGATCGTAAATTTAAGTTTTGAATAGAATCTTTAATAAGTTGACCTCTTTTCTGATCTGCCATGCGCATCCAATCGCCTTCAAATGCAGAATTAATTGAAAAACCAACATCATTGTTGCCTGTTATGTTAATAGCGCCATCAGTTTGTTTGTTAAATGCAAACAGAGTGTTATGAATATTGACTACTTCACCTGATTCTAAAAAATGCTCATGACGACTACCACTACTCGATTCTACTAACTTTAAAAACAAGTTTCCATCTTTACTTGGCACAACGCCTTCTTTAGCAGCTTTAATAAACTCGACAACTTCAAAGCTAACTGGAGTACCATTAAATTCAGTTTCGATAACTTTTCCTATGCTAATTTTAGGACCTAAATTTATGGGGTGATGTTGGATTCTTCGTCTTGGTTCACCATTAATTTCACCATCGATATATGTTGTAAGATATGTTTTTTCAGAAAGCATTTTATTGGTGAGTTCGCCTTCTTGAATTGGCATTATACCTTCTTCACCAAAATAACGGGTAACAAACGCACCAAATAGTATTAAAATAAAAGATAAGTGAAAAACTAAAGTGGTTAACTTTTCTTTACGAAGTAGCTTAAATCTAAAGATATTTCCTATAAAATTAATAACAAAAAACACCATGATTGCTTCGAACCACCATGCATTGTAAATCCATTCTCGTGCTGTAATTGTTGCATAAGAATTTTCGACAAATGTACCCACAGCCATAGCAACTGCATAGATAATGAACAAAGCAGCCATGAGTTTTGTAGAGAAAAGTATATCAGCTAATTTTTTTTGAAGCATAACTAAAATTTTGAAATGCAAAGGTATCGAAAACAACCTAAATTATTGACTTAAATTCGCCTTAAGCAAGTGATATTTATAAAATGTTTAGGCTTTAAAAAGTATTGAATAAATTTATTGATGAAAACCCATTTGTATTTTTAAATTTGTAGATATGAAGCAAGTTTCTATTATTGGCACAGGAAATGTAGCTTTCCATTTAAGTCAGGCTATTTTAAAACTTGACCAATGGAACTTACATCAGGTTTTTGGTCGCAAAAAATCTGCGACCGAAAGGTTAAAAAAAGATCTATCTTCAAAACGTATTCAGACGATTCATCATTTAAACGATTTAGAAGAAGTAGATATTGTGTTATGTTGTATCAGTGATGATGCCATTCAAGAAGTCGTTCCAAAATTAAAATTGCAAACAACACTTATCGCCCATACATCAGGTGCAACTGCTTTACAAAACACCGCTGTTAATAATGCTGTTTTTTATCCTTTACAAAGTTTTTCTAAATTGAAAGTTTTAGATTATCAAAATATTCCTTTTTGCCTTGAAGCCGATTCAGATAAGAATTTAAAATTAATAAAAGATCTAGCAGGTAGCATTTCAACAAAAGTTTATAAAATAAATTCGAATCAAAGACTACAACTGCATCTTGCGGCTGTTTTCGTGAATAATTTTACCAACTACATGGTTAAAATAGGTGAAGATTTATGTCAACAAAATGATATTGATTCTGCCATCTTGCAACCTTTAATTAGCGAGACCTTTGAAAAGTTAAAACAAATGCCAGCTTTTGAAGCACAAACTGGTCCTGCCAAACGTCAAGATCATCAAAGTATTTCTGCACACTTTAATTTACTTAAAAACACGAATTATCAATCACTATATCATAACATTAGTCAACATATTTTAAACGATTATGGAAAAAAATTATAAAGAACTACTCAACGATATCACCACCTTTGTTTTTGACATTGATGGCGTTTTAACCAATGGCAGCTTGCAAGTTACTTCTGAAGGCTTTTTACTGCGAAGTATGAATGTAAAAGATGGCTACGCACTAAAACAAGCGCTTAAAAAAGGTTATGAAATTTTAATCATCTCTGGCGGAACTAATGAAGGCGTTAGAACACGATTGAAAGATTTAGGAATTACCAATATTCACCTCGGAATTAATGACAAAGTAGAGTGCTTAGAAGAGTTTTTAGATATTTACGAAATTAAAGCCGAACAAGTGGCTTACATGGGTGATGACATTCCTGATCTTTATCCCATGAAGTTAGTTGGTTTACCATGTTGCCCACAAGATGCAGTAACTGAAGTTAAAGCCGTTGCAAAGTATATTTCACACCATCGTGGTGGAGAAACTTGTGTTAGAGATTTGATTGAACAAGTAATGAAGACTCAAGATCAATGGGAGTTTTAAAGTGAATATTTTCAGCTTTTTAAAGCTTATTAGACCTGTAAACTTGTTAATGATTATTGGTTTACAAATAATCTTACGCTTTATTTTTTTACCTGCTTTTTTAATTGAAGTACATCTTAATACCACTCATTTTTTTGGTTTAATTTTTGGTATGAGCTTGGTGACTTCAGCTGGATATTTAATAAATGATAAATTTGATATTTTAACCGACAGTATTAACCACAAACTGAAATTATCAGCTCAAAGTTTAAACAAAAAATCAGTTGTTAAGATTTATAGCATACTAAATTTAACAGGCATTTTTTTGGGGCTTTACGTAGGTGTTGTTCACTCTAACTATTTAACTATCTTAAGCTTTATTGTTGTTCCTTTTTTGCTTTTTATATATGCTAAATACCTCAAACAACAACCATTAATTGGCAATCTCTTAGTGAGCTGTTTCATTGCTTTAAATGTGATTCTTTATCTAAATTTAGAGATTGATTTACTGGATTTTAACCAACTAGTAGTAAAATTAAGTTGGTATTTTGCACTAATGAGTTTATTACTTCATCTTGGTCGTGAACTTATTAAAGACATTGAAGACATAAAAGGAGATTATGCTTGCCAGATGAATACCTTGCCAATTTGTATCGGCAAGAATCGAACAAGAAATCTTGTTTTTATACTTTTACTTGTCTTAATAGGTTTAAGTATTATGTTCTTTAATTTAATTTTTTCAGAACAATCTGAGATTCTTTTATATGCTTATGGCTTAATCATTTTACCAAACATAATTTTAGCTTGGTTAACATCACAGGCAAAATCTAAAAAATCTTACAGTCGCTTGAGTAGTTATTTTAAGTTTGTAAGTTTGCTTGGTATGAGCTTATTACTCGTATTCTAAAACTTAATTTATGCTGCCACTGATAGAAAAAGCAAATAAAATTGATTTAATTTTAGCTTCTGGGTCACCAAGAAGAAAAGAAATTTTACAACAACTTGGTTTTAAATTTCAGGTAGAAACTAGACCAATAGATGAGGTTTATCCTGAACATTTAAATAAGACAGAAATTAGTGACTTTTTAGCAGAGCAAAAAGCGAAAGCCTTTGAAGACATTCCGTCTAACACTATAGTTATAACTGGCGATACAATTGTTTGGCACGAAAATAAAGCGCTAGGGAAACCTACCGATTATCGTGAAGCTGTAGAGATGCTAGAAAGTCTATCAGGGCAAACACATGAAGTTATTTCATCGCTATCGTTAAAAACAAAAAAGACGATAACTACTGTGCACGAAACGACTCAAGTAAGCTTTAAAAAACTAGACGAGCTCGAAATATCTCACTATATTAACACCTATTTGCCATATGATAAAGCTGGTGCTTATGGCATCCAAGAGTGGATTGGACAAATCGGCATCACTAAAATAGAAGGATCTTTTTACAATGTGATGGGTTTTCCGACTCGCGTTTTTTATGAAGCACTTAAAGAAGTCATAAATCAAAGCTTTATCTCTAAGTGATATTGTACATTTAATCTAAAAATGAGATATTTATTTATTGTTGTTTTGAGTTGCTCTATGTTTGCTTGTAATCATCAATCAAAAAAAACATCTCAAAATCAATTTTCTAACTTAAATCTTTCTGAAGAATTTAAGAATTACTGGTATTCTGGACTTGGTGAAGTCAATACTTATCATCTTATACAATCTAGATACAATCAAAAAAGACCAGGCCGCGCAACACTAATTTTTGTAACTGAAGAGTTTCAGGATAATTTACAAGTTAAGGCAAACCAGAAATCAGCGCAAACTACGAATGTTTTAAAGCTTAATACTCTCAAAAAATTTAATACTGGTATTTACTCATACAGTATTATGCAAAGTATTTTCGATCCATTAACTCAACAGCCTCATGCCAAAAAATTAAGCTTCAGTAGTCAAGAATGGTGTGGTCAGGTTTACATGCAACTCAATAACCGTGAAAAATTTGAAGTAATGCTTCACTCCTATTTTCAAAATGAGGGAGACCAAGACATGACCATAAGCAAAGTTGCTTTAGAAGATGAAATATGGACACAGTTACGTATAAATCCTTTTGAAATTAAAATAGGAAAATACCAAATGTTGCCAAGTCTAGAGTTTTTTAGGCTTCAACACAATGCCTTAAAACCTGATTCAGTTGAAGTTTCTCAAAGTGAAGGCGCTACACAAATTACCACAAAGATTCAATATTTTAATTTTAAAAGACAACTAAAAATCGTACAAGACTCTTCATTCCCTTATACTATTCAAAACTGGCAAGTCATTGTTAATCAAGATACAACATCAGCAGAATTACTAAAGCAGTTACAAATTGATTATTGGAACAAAAATGATAATAAGTTCTTACATTTACGCGACAGTTTAAATTTATAAAATATGACTTCAGAGTTTTTAGAATGGTATTTAAAACCGATTATTTGGACAGCAGTAACGCTAATTATTTTAATTATTTTTAGGCTAATTCTTAAAAGCTCTGCTAGAAGAATCGCTAAAAAAACTAACAAAAATGAAGGTAGAACACGTCAAATGGCCAAATACATTAATGTTTTGGTTTCGTTTATAGCCATTTTTGCACTTTTGCTTATTTGGGGTGTTGATTACCAAAATATTGCACTAATTTTTTCTTCAGTCTTTGCCGTTATCGGTATTGGCTTATTTGCTATTTGGTCTATTTTAAGCAATATCACTTCTGGGATTCTGATGTTTTTTTACTTCCCGTTTAACATCGGTGATAAAATTAAAATACATGATAAAGAAATGCCAATTGAAGCGGTTATAGAAGATATCAAAGCATTTCAATTACACTTACGCACCAGCGAAAACGAGTTAATCACTTACCCTAATAATTTAATTTTGCAAAAACCTATCAGTTTAATAGAAAAAGATGTCATTAACTAAACGCTCGCTTTAATTTTTAGTCAAATAAAAAAACACCTATGAAGTTGAAGTTCTTTTATCTATTCGTACTTAGTATCAATTTTATATTAGCACAACAACCTGAAAAACCAACCTCTGGTGAAATCTATCAGAATTTAAAAGCCCTTAATTTTTTAGGAAGTGTACTATACATCGCAGCGCACCCTGATGATGAAAACACACGACTAATAAGCTATTTATCTAATGAAATTCATGCTCACACAGCCTATTTATCTCTCACACGCGGTGATGGCGGACAAAATTTAATAGGACCAGAAATTGGCGAAGCACTAGGCCTAATTAGAACTCATGAACTACTTGAAGCTAGAAAAATAGATGGTGGACAACAATTTTTTACTAGAGCTATAGATTTTGGCTACTCTAAAACACCAGATGAGACACTTAATATTTGGAATAAGAATCAAGTATTAGCCGATGTAATTTGGACAATCAGAAATTTTAAACCTGATGTTATTATTAATCGGTTTGACCACCGAACTTCTGGCAATACACATGGCCATCACACCGCATCAGCTTTATTGAGTGTTGAAGCCTTTGATAAAGCAAGTAATAAAAACCAATTTCCTGAGCAACTTCAATTTACAGAAACCTGGCAACCAAAGCGACTGTTCTTTAATACATCATGGTGGTTTTATGGCAGCAAAGAAAACTTTGAAAAAGCAGATAAATCTAATTTAATTTCAATCGATATAGGACAATTTAACCCATTGCTAGGTTTATCTATTAATGAAATCGCAGCTAATAGTAGAACTCAACATAAATCTCAAGGTTTTGGTAGCACCGGCACAAGAGGTCAACAAATTGAATATCTTGAGTTTTTAAAAGGTAGACAGCCTAAAAAAGAAATTGTTTTTGATGGCATAAATACCACTTGGTCACGTTTAGAAAACGGACAGCAAATTGCTGATATTTTAAA contains the following coding sequences:
- the ccsA gene encoding cytochrome c biogenesis protein CcsA, whose amino-acid sequence is MLQKKLADILFSTKLMAALFIIYAVAMAVGTFVENSYATITAREWIYNAWWFEAIMVFFVINFIGNIFRFKLLRKEKLTTLVFHLSFILILFGAFVTRYFGEEGIMPIQEGELTNKMLSEKTYLTTYIDGEINGEPRRRIQHHPINLGPKISIGKVIETEFNGTPVSFEVVEFIKAAKEGVVPSKDGNLFLKLVESSSGSRHEHFLESGEVVNIHNTLFAFNKQTDGAINITGNNDVGFSINSAFEGDWMRMADQKRGQLIKDSIQNLNLRSLYTVGNMQFVIPEQAIKGKYDLVAIENPNENERDGVKFKVTTPTEIDTISLLGSQGTIEDLKKIQIGGFDIYSRYGSKEVELPFSLKLNDFIAEKQPGTADRGTPSYVSFMSKVEVVDGANSYPYDIYMNHVLDHGGYRFFQASFQPDERGTILSVNNDWWGTWITYVGYFLLYLGLMLIMFDRHSRFGNLRQSLKKVKSKKAKLVSLLILFGLSTSTFAQVENGNVVAEPQPKTEVDSVDVHDNHSSASSVMNMEVEQVNKMIKANAVDENHAAKFGNLVIQDYGGRMKPINTYSSQLLRKLGKQDSYQGLNSDQVLLSMIENPMVWYTAPIISLKAKNDSIHHILDIPEGKEYLSLTQFFNKDGTYKLGSFLEQAYRAKVPNQFQKDFIKADERVNLLFSTLQGEMLRIFPIPNHPNNRWVSYTELEEDRFFANEDTLYTKSILPIYIQSLQKARQTGDYTQAESILTSMNNFQKKYGSEVLPNEDKVEAEILYNKLDIFNKLYKYYLLVGFVMIVFVIVQIFSQSKVNTVIINICKGLLVVLFLSHTAGLILRWYISGHAPWSNAYESMIYVGWATMFFGLAFGRKSDLTMASTAFVASIILFVAHLNWLDPSIGNLQPVLDSYWLMIHVAVIVGSYGPFALSTIIGLLALFLIIATTKNNKKKMKLNIKELTIINELSLTVGLIMLTIGNFLGGQWANESWGRYWGWDPKETWALISIIVYAFVIHMRFVPGLKGMFAFNWAAVIAFGSILMTYFGVNFYLTGLHSYASGDQIISYQFIIISLVIWFVIGFFARRNYKKYFKS
- a CDS encoding Rossmann-like and DUF2520 domain-containing protein; translated protein: MKQVSIIGTGNVAFHLSQAILKLDQWNLHQVFGRKKSATERLKKDLSSKRIQTIHHLNDLEEVDIVLCCISDDAIQEVVPKLKLQTTLIAHTSGATALQNTAVNNAVFYPLQSFSKLKVLDYQNIPFCLEADSDKNLKLIKDLAGSISTKVYKINSNQRLQLHLAAVFVNNFTNYMVKIGEDLCQQNDIDSAILQPLISETFEKLKQMPAFEAQTGPAKRQDHQSISAHFNLLKNTNYQSLYHNISQHILNDYGKKL
- a CDS encoding KdsC family phosphatase, encoding MEKNYKELLNDITTFVFDIDGVLTNGSLQVTSEGFLLRSMNVKDGYALKQALKKGYEILIISGGTNEGVRTRLKDLGITNIHLGINDKVECLEEFLDIYEIKAEQVAYMGDDIPDLYPMKLVGLPCCPQDAVTEVKAVAKYISHHRGGETCVRDLIEQVMKTQDQWEF
- a CDS encoding UbiA family prenyltransferase, with the translated sequence MIIGLQIILRFIFLPAFLIEVHLNTTHFFGLIFGMSLVTSAGYLINDKFDILTDSINHKLKLSAQSLNKKSVVKIYSILNLTGIFLGLYVGVVHSNYLTILSFIVVPFLLFIYAKYLKQQPLIGNLLVSCFIALNVILYLNLEIDLLDFNQLVVKLSWYFALMSLLLHLGRELIKDIEDIKGDYACQMNTLPICIGKNRTRNLVFILLLVLIGLSIMFFNLIFSEQSEILLYAYGLIILPNIILAWLTSQAKSKKSYSRLSSYFKFVSLLGMSLLLVF
- a CDS encoding Maf family nucleotide pyrophosphatase, with the translated sequence MLPLIEKANKIDLILASGSPRRKEILQQLGFKFQVETRPIDEVYPEHLNKTEISDFLAEQKAKAFEDIPSNTIVITGDTIVWHENKALGKPTDYREAVEMLESLSGQTHEVISSLSLKTKKTITTVHETTQVSFKKLDELEISHYINTYLPYDKAGAYGIQEWIGQIGITKIEGSFYNVMGFPTRVFYEALKEVINQSFISK
- a CDS encoding septum formation inhibitor Maf, giving the protein MRYLFIVVLSCSMFACNHQSKKTSQNQFSNLNLSEEFKNYWYSGLGEVNTYHLIQSRYNQKRPGRATLIFVTEEFQDNLQVKANQKSAQTTNVLKLNTLKKFNTGIYSYSIMQSIFDPLTQQPHAKKLSFSSQEWCGQVYMQLNNREKFEVMLHSYFQNEGDQDMTISKVALEDEIWTQLRINPFEIKIGKYQMLPSLEFFRLQHNALKPDSVEVSQSEGATQITTKIQYFNFKRQLKIVQDSSFPYTIQNWQVIVNQDTTSAELLKQLQIDYWNKNDNKFLHLRDSLNL
- a CDS encoding mechanosensitive ion channel domain-containing protein is translated as MTSEFLEWYLKPIIWTAVTLIILIIFRLILKSSARRIAKKTNKNEGRTRQMAKYINVLVSFIAIFALLLIWGVDYQNIALIFSSVFAVIGIGLFAIWSILSNITSGILMFFYFPFNIGDKIKIHDKEMPIEAVIEDIKAFQLHLRTSENELITYPNNLILQKPISLIEKDVIN